The following are encoded in a window of Collinsella aerofaciens genomic DNA:
- a CDS encoding DHH family phosphoesterase — MSNSADLASCESADIQRRILELIEGASSIAISGHTSPDGDALGSVLGLGLSLMKFFPNKDIALLLADDDPVPRIYRFMEGADRLVPASAYTGNPDLFISVDVPVVERLNNSAEVLRRSSHVVCFDHHPAREEFAELSLRCVGAAACAMIIDRFLDNCGIVARNGVATCLLCGLVTDTGRFQYQNADAAAFHAASRLVAHGADPARVALEVYQSMRVEFLHLKSIVMGRIKTVAHGRVAYSYAYQSDLEACGVTSDECDGLVDVVRSVMGVEVCLFLKGIEGDTKVRGNLRSKGDLDVSEIAANFGGGGHHAAAGFSNNGTIRETLAVALPMLAELVGEDPASVTVEL; from the coding sequence ATGAGTAATTCCGCCGACCTCGCATCGTGCGAGTCTGCAGATATTCAGCGACGCATCCTCGAGCTCATCGAGGGTGCGTCCTCCATTGCGATTTCGGGACATACGTCTCCCGATGGTGACGCCCTGGGCTCCGTGCTGGGTCTGGGCTTATCGCTTATGAAGTTTTTCCCCAACAAGGACATTGCCCTGCTGCTGGCAGACGATGACCCGGTTCCGCGCATCTACCGCTTTATGGAGGGCGCCGACCGTCTGGTGCCCGCATCTGCGTATACCGGCAATCCGGACCTTTTCATCTCGGTGGACGTGCCGGTCGTCGAGCGTCTGAACAACTCCGCTGAGGTGCTCCGCCGCTCGTCTCATGTGGTGTGCTTCGATCACCATCCGGCGCGTGAGGAATTTGCCGAGCTGAGCCTGAGGTGCGTCGGCGCCGCGGCCTGCGCCATGATCATCGACCGCTTTTTAGACAATTGCGGCATTGTGGCTCGCAACGGTGTCGCGACCTGCCTGCTGTGCGGCCTGGTGACCGATACCGGTCGTTTTCAGTACCAAAACGCCGATGCTGCTGCGTTCCATGCCGCCTCGCGCCTGGTCGCGCACGGTGCCGATCCGGCGCGCGTCGCGCTCGAGGTCTACCAGAGCATGCGCGTAGAGTTCTTGCATCTCAAGTCCATCGTTATGGGTCGTATCAAGACCGTGGCGCACGGTCGTGTGGCATATAGTTATGCGTACCAGAGCGACCTCGAGGCCTGCGGCGTCACTTCGGATGAGTGCGACGGTCTGGTCGATGTGGTGCGTTCGGTGATGGGCGTTGAGGTCTGCCTGTTCCTAAAGGGCATCGAGGGCGATACCAAGGTGCGCGGCAACCTGCGCTCCAAGGGTGACCTCGATGTGTCCGAGATCGCTGCCAACTTTGGCGGTGGCGGGCATCATGCCGCCGCCGGCTTTTCCAACAACGGAACGATTCGCGAGACGCTCGCCGTGGCACTTCCCATGCTGGCCGAGCTGGTGGGGGAGGATCCCGCTTCGGTGACCGTCGAGCTCTAA
- the nusA gene encoding transcription termination factor NusA, producing the protein MAASDMMSALMELCQEKHIDQLYLIDRLEQSLAKSYAEILHLEWGAKVTIDRTTGKIYVYRLEPIDDSMDEEGNFTEFEEIDVTPKNTSRIAAQHAKAEINAIVRNSAREQIYEEFSGRIGDLISGTVLQSTPDFTIVKIREGVEAELPHFDQRRYENERNERPMGERYLHNQHIKAVIIDVRDPNSNLQPVRGEHSRPPIVISRTHPELMRRLFEQEVPEIYEGTVQIKSIAREPGQRSKVAVHSLDDRLDPVGACVGPKGSRVRAVVGELRGERVDVILWDADPAVYVANALSPAKVTRVLIDEEKAYAGVIVPDDQLSLAIGKEGQNARLAARLTGWHIDIKSETLAADILKNVPVHEEPAADLIGDEEDEDVRRCEYVSEDGIQCRNQARPGSRFCGVHDTDAFDDAEDLI; encoded by the coding sequence ATGGCAGCATCCGACATGATGTCCGCCCTGATGGAGCTTTGCCAGGAGAAGCACATCGACCAGCTCTACCTGATCGACCGCCTGGAGCAGTCGCTCGCCAAGAGCTATGCCGAGATCCTGCATCTTGAGTGGGGCGCCAAGGTGACCATCGACCGCACCACCGGCAAGATCTACGTCTACCGCCTGGAGCCGATCGACGATTCCATGGACGAGGAGGGCAACTTCACCGAGTTCGAGGAGATCGACGTCACCCCCAAGAACACGAGCCGCATCGCTGCCCAGCACGCCAAGGCCGAGATCAACGCCATCGTGCGCAACTCCGCCCGCGAGCAGATCTACGAGGAGTTCTCCGGCCGCATCGGTGACCTCATCAGCGGTACCGTGCTGCAGTCCACGCCCGACTTCACGATCGTCAAGATTCGCGAAGGCGTCGAGGCCGAGCTGCCGCACTTCGATCAGCGCCGTTACGAGAACGAGCGCAACGAGCGTCCGATGGGCGAGCGCTACCTGCACAACCAGCACATCAAGGCCGTGATCATCGACGTTCGCGACCCCAACTCCAACCTGCAGCCGGTTCGTGGCGAGCACAGCCGTCCGCCGATTGTCATCTCCCGTACCCACCCCGAGCTCATGCGTCGTCTGTTTGAGCAGGAGGTGCCCGAGATCTATGAGGGCACCGTCCAGATCAAGTCGATCGCCCGCGAGCCCGGCCAGCGCTCCAAGGTCGCCGTCCACTCGCTCGACGATCGCCTGGATCCCGTTGGCGCCTGCGTCGGCCCCAAGGGCAGCCGTGTTCGCGCCGTCGTGGGCGAGCTCCGTGGCGAGCGCGTCGACGTCATCCTGTGGGATGCCGATCCGGCCGTCTACGTCGCCAACGCCCTGTCGCCCGCTAAGGTCACCCGCGTCCTCATCGACGAGGAGAAGGCCTACGCCGGCGTCATCGTGCCCGACGACCAGCTGTCCCTCGCCATCGGCAAGGAGGGCCAGAACGCCCGCCTCGCCGCGCGCCTGACCGGCTGGCACATCGACATCAAGTCCGAGACGCTTGCCGCCGACATCCTCAAGAACGTTCCCGTTCACGAGGAGCCCGCCGCCGACCTGATCGGTGACGAGGAGGACGAGGACGTCCGCCGCTGCGAGTACGTGTCCGAGGACGGTATCCAGTGCCGCAACCAGGCTCGTCCCGGCTCCCGTTTCTGCGGTGTCCACGACACCGACGCCTTCGATGATGCGGAGGACCTGATCTAG
- the leuS gene encoding leucine--tRNA ligase, giving the protein MCDCTDHKDEIPVYDAQAIESRWMKAWEDSNLFAVDTDDSKPKKYVLEMFPYPSGDLHMGHARNYTIGDAMARQARMRGYDVLHPIGFDAFGLPAENAAIKHNTQAAAWTYKNMDQALATMKRMGFSYDLDRMVKTCSPDYYRWGQWIFEKMWEKGLVYRKKNPVNWCPTCKTVLANEQVTEGKCWRCGTEPEKRDLEQWYYKITEYSQELLDDLEKLPGWPERVKQMQANWIGRSEGAEVDFTLCDQDGEPIEGDEGKITVFTTRADTLFGVSFFVLAPEYAGLHELVEGTEYEEAVTKIVEDSKHISAVERAQGTLEKHGAFTGRYVVNPVNGEKVPVWVADYVVADYGTGAVMAVPCGDQRDFEFARKYDLPIVPIILDDDDRAAVEASGETIDTFHAETVDWDCAHAAEGTLVQSGKYTGMRGGKHSEGEAAIVADLEAMGCGRRKVEFRLRDWLISRQRYWGNPIPAIHCEHCGIVPVPEDQLPVTLPENLDLGAGETLAECKEFYETTCPVCGRPAKRETDTMDTFTCSSWYYLRYTDPHNTKLPFSREAADRWMPVDNYIGGIEHAILHLLYSRFFTKALRDLGLLSVDEPFTNLLCQGMVKDENGDTMSKSKGNVVPPSSVIEPYGADTMRLAILFIAPPEKDFDWDPKAVEGANRFIKRAWRIVWQLVQSGDANVAFDKSALDEVAMKLYRERHRTIAKCTEDFDRGQFNTAISAVMELVNAASAYLNATEGTARDKALCYGVAKDIVSVLAPICPFWADELWHEALGCEGNAYTAAWPEFDLAESVEDTVQIVVQVLGKVRGRVDVARDASNEEMQAAAEAAVAKWLEGKTVVKAICVPGKLVNLVVK; this is encoded by the coding sequence ATGTGCGATTGCACAGATCATAAGGACGAGATTCCTGTTTACGACGCGCAGGCCATCGAGTCCCGGTGGATGAAGGCCTGGGAGGACTCCAACCTCTTTGCTGTCGACACCGACGACAGCAAGCCCAAGAAGTACGTGCTCGAGATGTTCCCGTATCCGTCGGGCGACCTGCACATGGGCCACGCGCGCAACTATACCATCGGCGATGCCATGGCCCGTCAGGCCCGCATGCGCGGCTATGACGTGCTGCATCCCATCGGCTTTGACGCCTTTGGCCTGCCTGCCGAGAACGCCGCCATCAAGCACAACACGCAGGCTGCCGCCTGGACGTATAAGAACATGGACCAGGCGCTCGCCACGATGAAGCGCATGGGCTTCTCCTACGATCTGGATCGCATGGTCAAGACCTGCAGCCCCGATTATTACCGCTGGGGCCAGTGGATCTTTGAGAAGATGTGGGAAAAGGGCCTGGTCTACCGCAAGAAGAACCCGGTCAACTGGTGCCCCACCTGCAAGACCGTTCTGGCTAACGAGCAGGTTACCGAGGGCAAGTGCTGGCGCTGCGGCACCGAGCCTGAGAAGCGCGACCTTGAGCAGTGGTACTACAAGATTACCGAGTACTCTCAGGAGCTGCTCGACGACCTGGAGAAGCTCCCCGGCTGGCCCGAGCGCGTTAAGCAGATGCAGGCCAACTGGATCGGTCGCTCCGAGGGCGCCGAGGTCGACTTTACCCTGTGCGACCAGGATGGCGAGCCCATCGAGGGCGATGAGGGCAAGATCACCGTCTTTACCACGCGTGCCGACACCCTTTTTGGCGTCTCCTTCTTTGTCCTGGCTCCCGAGTACGCCGGCCTGCATGAGCTCGTCGAGGGCACGGAGTACGAGGAGGCCGTCACCAAGATCGTCGAGGACTCCAAGCATATCTCTGCCGTCGAGCGTGCCCAGGGCACCCTCGAGAAGCACGGTGCCTTTACGGGCCGCTATGTGGTAAACCCCGTCAACGGCGAGAAGGTCCCCGTGTGGGTTGCCGATTATGTCGTCGCCGACTACGGTACCGGTGCCGTCATGGCCGTTCCCTGTGGCGACCAGCGCGACTTTGAGTTTGCCCGTAAGTACGACCTGCCGATCGTGCCGATCATCCTAGACGATGACGATCGCGCTGCCGTCGAGGCCAGCGGCGAGACCATCGATACCTTCCATGCCGAGACCGTCGACTGGGATTGCGCTCACGCTGCCGAGGGCACCCTCGTCCAGTCCGGCAAGTACACCGGCATGCGCGGTGGTAAGCACTCCGAGGGCGAGGCTGCAATCGTGGCCGACCTCGAGGCCATGGGCTGTGGTCGTCGCAAGGTCGAGTTTCGTCTGCGCGACTGGCTCATCAGCCGCCAGCGCTATTGGGGCAACCCCATCCCGGCCATCCACTGCGAGCACTGCGGCATCGTGCCCGTACCCGAGGATCAGCTGCCGGTGACGCTGCCCGAGAACCTTGACCTGGGCGCAGGCGAGACCCTTGCCGAGTGCAAGGAGTTCTACGAGACCACCTGCCCGGTGTGCGGCCGCCCGGCCAAGCGTGAGACCGATACCATGGACACCTTCACCTGCTCCAGCTGGTATTACCTGCGCTATACCGATCCGCACAACACCAAGCTGCCCTTCTCCCGAGAGGCCGCCGACCGTTGGATGCCCGTCGATAACTACATTGGCGGCATCGAGCACGCCATTCTGCACCTGCTCTACAGTCGCTTCTTTACCAAGGCGCTGCGCGACCTGGGCCTGCTGAGCGTGGACGAGCCCTTCACCAACCTGCTGTGCCAGGGCATGGTCAAGGACGAGAACGGCGACACCATGTCCAAGTCCAAGGGCAATGTCGTGCCCCCGAGCTCGGTCATCGAGCCCTACGGCGCCGACACCATGCGTTTGGCGATCCTGTTTATCGCTCCGCCCGAGAAGGACTTCGACTGGGATCCCAAGGCCGTTGAGGGCGCCAACCGCTTCATCAAGCGCGCCTGGCGTATCGTTTGGCAGCTCGTCCAGTCCGGTGACGCCAACGTGGCCTTCGACAAGTCCGCGCTCGACGAGGTTGCGATGAAGCTCTATCGCGAGCGTCACCGCACCATCGCCAAGTGCACCGAGGACTTCGATCGCGGCCAGTTCAACACCGCGATCTCGGCCGTCATGGAGCTCGTCAACGCGGCGAGCGCCTACCTCAACGCCACCGAGGGTACCGCCCGCGACAAGGCGCTGTGCTACGGCGTGGCTAAGGATATCGTGAGCGTCCTTGCCCCCATCTGCCCGTTCTGGGCCGACGAGCTGTGGCACGAGGCCCTCGGCTGCGAGGGCAACGCCTACACCGCCGCCTGGCCCGAGTTCGACCTGGCCGAGTCCGTTGAGGACACGGTGCAGATCGTGGTCCAGGTGCTCGGCAAGGTCCGCGGCCGCGTCGACGTTGCCCGCGATGCCTCCAACGAGGAGATGCAGGCTGCCGCCGAGGCCGCCGTCGCCAAGTGGCTCGAGGGCAAGACGGTCGTCAAGGCCATCTGCGTGCCCGGCAAGCTGGTCAACCTGGTGGTCAAGTAA
- the rimP gene encoding ribosome maturation factor RimP: MVKTKTEQAIIDALEAVAPQHDVDIVDVELVGATKAPCVRVRIEGAEGQSLSLNDVTANTKWVGDVIEELDPISSSYTLEVSSPGMARPLRRPCDFARFVGENCELTSTATEGRRKYAGKIAASTETDVTLELEDGESVTLDFSDVKKCKLKPTYDFKPAKEGK; this comes from the coding sequence ATGGTCAAAACTAAGACCGAGCAGGCGATCATCGACGCGCTCGAGGCCGTTGCTCCCCAGCACGATGTCGACATCGTTGACGTCGAGCTCGTGGGTGCCACCAAGGCCCCCTGCGTGCGTGTGCGTATCGAGGGTGCCGAGGGCCAGAGCCTGTCGCTCAATGACGTCACGGCCAACACCAAGTGGGTCGGCGATGTGATTGAGGAGCTCGACCCCATCTCTTCGAGCTATACGCTCGAGGTGTCGAGCCCGGGTATGGCGCGCCCGCTGCGCCGCCCGTGCGACTTTGCCCGCTTTGTGGGCGAGAACTGTGAGCTCACCTCCACCGCCACCGAGGGCCGTCGCAAGTACGCCGGCAAGATTGCCGCTTCGACCGAGACCGACGTGACCCTCGAGCTCGAGGACGGCGAGTCCGTCACCCTCGATTTCTCTGATGTTAAAAAGTGCAAGTTGAAGCCCACCTACGACTTCAAGCCCGCGAAGGAAGGAAAGTAA
- the rbfA gene encoding 30S ribosome-binding factor RbfA, with amino-acid sequence MKQTQATRRLGEQLREKLGYILLFEVSDPRLDLVTLTAVEVAVDRSFARVYVSCDASRYEEVMEALASAKGRIRSLLARSLDWRVTPELDFRIDRSTDEAERITRALENVPATLAIEKDEDGYPIADAAQEAALDE; translated from the coding sequence ATGAAGCAAACGCAGGCAACCCGCCGTCTGGGCGAGCAGCTTCGCGAGAAGCTCGGTTATATCCTGCTCTTTGAGGTTTCCGATCCGCGTCTCGACCTGGTCACCTTGACCGCGGTCGAGGTCGCGGTGGACCGTTCGTTCGCGCGCGTGTACGTGTCGTGCGACGCGAGCCGCTACGAGGAGGTCATGGAGGCGCTCGCCAGCGCCAAGGGCCGCATTCGTAGCCTGTTGGCCCGCTCGCTCGATTGGCGCGTCACGCCCGAGCTCGATTTTCGCATCGATCGCTCGACCGATGAGGCCGAGCGCATCACGCGCGCGCTGGAAAACGTTCCCGCCACGCTTGCGATCGAAAAGGACGAGGACGGCTATCCCATAGCGGATGCCGCCCAGGAGGCAGCTTTAGATGAGTAA
- a CDS encoding IMP dehydrogenase, whose amino-acid sequence MATFFPGESHTFSEYLLVPGYSSSQCIPNNVSLKTPLTRFKRGEKPAITLNIPMVSAIMQSVSGVDMGVALATEGGLSFIYGSQSAESEAAMVKAVKDHKAGFVQSDSTLTPDMTMEQVIELKEKTGHSTMPVTDDGTPKGKLLGIVTSRDYRPSRDDHQTKVSEFMTPREQLIVGDKNISLKVANDVIWDNKLNALPIVDDNDHLMGIVFRKDYDSHKTNPNELLDNDKRYMVGAGINTRDYAERVPLLIEAGADVLCIDSSEGFSEWQKRTIEWIRANYGEDVKVGAGNVVDAEGFRFLADCGADFIKVGIGGGSICITRETKGIGRGQATALIDVCRARDEYYEETGVYVPVCSDGGIVYDYHMTLALAMGADFMMLGRYFARFDESPTERVNVNGQYMKEYWGEGSARARNWQRYDLGGAAKLSFVEGVDSYVPYAGSLKDGVGGTLYKVKSTMCNCGALSIPELQEKARLTLVSSTSIVEGGAHDVVVKDSQQSVSYR is encoded by the coding sequence ATGGCTACGTTCTTTCCCGGTGAGTCCCACACGTTTTCGGAGTATCTGCTGGTCCCTGGTTACTCGTCCTCGCAGTGCATCCCCAACAACGTCTCTCTTAAGACGCCGCTAACCCGCTTTAAGCGCGGTGAGAAGCCGGCAATCACCCTGAACATCCCCATGGTTTCCGCCATCATGCAGTCCGTCTCGGGCGTCGATATGGGTGTCGCGCTCGCTACCGAGGGTGGCCTGTCCTTCATTTACGGTTCCCAGAGCGCCGAGTCCGAGGCCGCTATGGTCAAGGCCGTCAAGGATCACAAGGCCGGTTTCGTTCAGTCCGATTCCACGCTGACCCCCGACATGACCATGGAGCAGGTCATCGAGCTCAAGGAGAAGACCGGTCACTCCACTATGCCGGTCACCGACGACGGCACTCCCAAGGGTAAGCTCCTGGGCATCGTCACCAGCCGTGACTATCGCCCCAGCCGCGATGACCACCAGACGAAGGTCTCCGAGTTCATGACCCCGCGTGAGCAGCTCATCGTGGGTGACAAGAACATCAGCCTCAAGGTTGCCAACGACGTTATCTGGGACAACAAGCTCAACGCCCTGCCCATCGTCGACGATAACGATCACCTCATGGGCATTGTGTTCCGCAAGGACTACGACAGTCACAAGACTAACCCCAACGAGCTGCTCGATAACGACAAGCGCTACATGGTCGGCGCCGGTATCAACACCCGCGACTATGCCGAGCGCGTGCCGCTGCTCATCGAGGCCGGTGCCGATGTCCTGTGCATCGACTCCTCCGAGGGCTTCAGCGAGTGGCAGAAGCGCACCATCGAGTGGATCCGCGCCAACTACGGCGAGGACGTCAAGGTCGGTGCCGGTAACGTTGTCGACGCCGAGGGCTTCCGCTTCCTGGCCGACTGCGGTGCCGACTTCATCAAGGTCGGTATCGGCGGTGGTTCCATCTGCATCACCCGCGAGACCAAGGGCATCGGTCGTGGCCAGGCCACCGCGCTGATCGACGTCTGCCGCGCCCGTGACGAGTACTACGAGGAGACCGGCGTCTACGTGCCCGTGTGCTCCGACGGCGGTATCGTCTACGACTACCACATGACGCTTGCCCTTGCCATGGGTGCCGACTTTATGATGCTGGGCCGTTACTTCGCCCGCTTTGACGAGAGCCCGACTGAGCGCGTCAACGTCAACGGCCAGTACATGAAGGAGTACTGGGGCGAGGGTTCTGCGCGTGCTCGCAATTGGCAGCGCTACGACCTGGGCGGCGCCGCGAAGCTCAGCTTCGTCGAGGGCGTCGACTCCTACGTCCCGTACGCCGGATCCCTCAAGGACGGCGTGGGCGGCACGCTCTACAAGGTTAAGTCCACGATGTGCAACTGCGGCGCCCTCTCGATCCCCGAGCTCCAGGAAAAGGCACGCCTAACGCTGGTCAGCTCCACCTCCATCGTCGAAGGCGGCGCCCACGACGTTGTCGTGAAGGACTCCCAGCAAAGCGTCAGCTACCGCTAA
- the infB gene encoding translation initiation factor IF-2 — translation MAKVRVSTLAKEFGMTSKELMGHLAEMKIPAKSASSALEDAYVAMVRKQLASVIEARAKEVEAAKQAEEEAAAAEEAARAAEAERERIAAEKAREEERRQFAAAQAAEEAARAEAEAKKKAEQERLAREKEEAAREAQRRAVPASDSGSRFRSLLDQIAAQETVLKEKKDAEEKAKAERAAERGNRRGGNNDRRGGRRNDRNASDNNSERNASESRPHSHRTNASNNVAAGMDFPNPDKQGKGKKRKGGHNNEEDHYSRMAREAEEYSREKVLEEARAAVEEASRESTGRRKKRKEKREREAAKAQEERKIEEALAQGVNPEDLDAIKVSQGVTVQELAEALDVPANDIIKRLFLLGTPLTMTQSMSDDLVELVADDLGRQIKIITPEEENTFSFYDDPADLKPRAPVVTVMGHVDHGKTSLLDAIRHTGVAAGEAGGITQAIGASQVMINDRKITFIDTPGHATFTAMRARGAKVTDIVILIVAADDGVMPQTIESINHAKAAGVPIVVAVNKIDKPGANPDRVRQELTEYGIIPEEWGGQNMFVNISAKQKIGIDDLLETVLLQADVLELKANPDTFASGNVLEAKLDKGRGSVATVLVTRGTLRVGDTLVAGLTYGRVRAMLDPKGNAVTEAGPSDAVEILGLQSVPNAGDEFRVFEDEREARALADERSLKARIEEQSRVKHVTLENLFETIADAEVKELNLIIKADVQGSIEALQDSLDKMDQSEVRINTIHSAVGAINETDVVLADASNAIIIGFGVRPDGKARSAAEREGVEIRCYDVIYKCLEDLDAARIGMLKPTEVEVSTGTATVLDTFKVPKVGIAAGVRVEEGEIAATDSVRLVRDGIVVFNGKIASMRHYKDEAKSLKSGSEGGIGLENFQDIKPGDTIEGYRIDQVARTE, via the coding sequence ATGGCAAAAGTCCGTGTGTCCACCCTGGCCAAAGAGTTCGGCATGACCTCCAAGGAACTGATGGGTCATCTTGCCGAAATGAAGATTCCCGCTAAGTCCGCTTCCTCCGCCCTGGAGGACGCTTACGTCGCCATGGTCCGCAAGCAGCTCGCCTCGGTGATCGAGGCCCGCGCCAAGGAAGTCGAGGCCGCCAAGCAGGCCGAGGAGGAGGCAGCCGCCGCCGAGGAGGCAGCGCGCGCTGCCGAGGCCGAGCGTGAGCGCATCGCCGCCGAGAAGGCACGCGAGGAGGAGCGCCGCCAGTTCGCCGCCGCCCAGGCTGCCGAGGAGGCCGCCCGTGCCGAGGCCGAGGCCAAGAAGAAGGCTGAGCAGGAGCGCCTTGCCCGCGAGAAGGAGGAGGCTGCCCGCGAGGCCCAGCGCCGCGCCGTTCCCGCTTCCGACTCCGGTTCGCGTTTCCGTTCGCTGCTCGACCAGATCGCCGCACAGGAGACTGTGCTCAAGGAGAAGAAGGACGCCGAGGAGAAGGCCAAGGCCGAGCGCGCTGCCGAGCGCGGCAACCGTCGTGGCGGCAACAACGACCGTCGCGGTGGCCGTCGTAACGATCGCAACGCCTCCGATAACAACTCCGAGCGCAACGCCTCCGAGAGCCGTCCGCACAGCCATCGCACCAATGCCAGCAACAACGTCGCTGCCGGCATGGACTTCCCCAACCCCGACAAGCAGGGTAAGGGCAAGAAGCGCAAGGGCGGTCACAACAACGAAGAGGACCACTACAGCCGCATGGCTCGCGAGGCCGAGGAGTACAGCCGCGAGAAGGTGCTCGAGGAGGCTCGTGCCGCCGTCGAGGAGGCCTCTCGCGAGTCCACCGGTCGTCGCAAAAAGCGCAAGGAGAAGCGCGAGCGCGAGGCCGCAAAGGCTCAGGAGGAGCGCAAGATTGAGGAGGCGCTGGCCCAGGGCGTGAACCCCGAGGACCTCGACGCCATCAAGGTCTCCCAGGGCGTTACCGTCCAGGAGCTCGCCGAGGCGCTCGACGTTCCTGCCAACGACATCATCAAGCGCCTGTTCCTGCTGGGCACGCCGCTTACCATGACGCAGTCCATGTCCGACGACCTCGTCGAGCTCGTTGCCGACGACCTGGGCCGCCAGATCAAGATCATTACCCCCGAGGAGGAGAACACCTTCTCGTTCTACGACGATCCCGCCGACCTTAAGCCGCGTGCCCCGGTCGTCACCGTCATGGGCCACGTCGACCACGGCAAGACGAGCCTCCTCGATGCCATCCGCCACACCGGCGTCGCTGCCGGCGAGGCGGGCGGCATTACCCAGGCCATCGGCGCTTCGCAGGTCATGATCAACGACCGCAAGATCACCTTCATCGATACCCCCGGTCACGCCACCTTTACGGCCATGCGTGCCCGCGGCGCCAAGGTGACCGATATCGTCATTTTGATCGTGGCCGCCGATGACGGCGTCATGCCCCAGACCATCGAGTCGATCAACCACGCCAAGGCCGCCGGCGTTCCCATCGTCGTCGCCGTCAACAAGATCGATAAGCCGGGTGCCAACCCCGACCGCGTGCGCCAGGAACTCACCGAGTACGGCATCATCCCCGAGGAGTGGGGCGGACAGAACATGTTCGTCAACATCTCGGCCAAGCAGAAGATCGGTATCGACGACCTGCTCGAGACCGTGCTGCTCCAGGCCGACGTGCTCGAGCTCAAGGCCAACCCCGATACGTTCGCATCGGGCAACGTCCTCGAGGCTAAGCTCGACAAGGGCCGCGGCTCGGTTGCCACCGTGCTCGTGACCCGCGGTACCCTGCGCGTGGGCGACACGCTGGTCGCCGGCCTCACCTATGGCCGCGTCCGTGCCATGCTCGACCCCAAGGGCAACGCCGTCACCGAGGCCGGTCCCTCCGACGCCGTCGAGATCTTGGGCCTGCAGTCCGTCCCCAACGCCGGCGATGAGTTCCGCGTGTTCGAGGACGAGCGCGAGGCGCGTGCGCTGGCCGACGAGCGTTCGCTCAAGGCCCGTATCGAGGAGCAGAGCCGCGTGAAGCACGTGACGCTCGAGAACCTCTTCGAGACCATCGCCGACGCCGAGGTCAAGGAGCTCAACCTGATCATCAAGGCCGACGTCCAGGGCTCCATCGAGGCCCTTCAGGACTCTCTCGACAAGATGGATCAGTCCGAGGTGCGTATCAACACGATCCACTCCGCCGTTGGTGCCATCAACGAGACCGACGTCGTCCTGGCCGACGCCTCCAACGCCATCATCATCGGCTTTGGCGTCCGTCCCGACGGCAAGGCCCGCTCCGCTGCCGAGCGCGAGGGCGTCGAGATCCGTTGCTACGACGTCATCTACAAGTGCCTCGAGGACCTCGACGCTGCTCGCATCGGTATGCTCAAGCCCACCGAGGTCGAGGTCTCCACGGGTACTGCGACCGTTCTGGACACCTTCAAGGTGCCCAAGGTCGGCATCGCCGCCGGTGTCCGCGTCGAAGAGGGCGAGATCGCCGCGACCGATTCTGTGCGCCTGGTGCGCGACGGCATCGTGGTCTTCAACGGTAAAATCGCCTCGATGCGCCACTACAAGGACGAGGCCAAGAGCCTCAAGAGCGGCTCCGAGGGCGGTATTGGCCTGGAGAACTTCCAGGACATCAAGCCTGGCGACACCATTGAGGGCTACCGCATCGACCAGGTTGCCCGTACCGAGTAG